GGACCGACAGCGCGCCGAGGAACACCCCGACGAGCGCCAGGCCCGCGCCGACGACGTAGGTGACGACCGACACCTGCCCGGAGTACAGTGCCTCGCGCGTCCGCTCCGGCAGGTCCTCGAGGAGTTCGTCGATAGCCAGCCCCTTGTAGAGCAGCGCCGCGCCGAGCAGCGACGCCAACCCGGCCAGTGCGACCGCCAGCGAGAACTGCAAGAGCAGAATCGGCATGAGCAGCAGGCCGATGCCCAGCGGCACGAGCACCGTCTGGCGGAGTTCCTCGTCGCCGAGGAACTGCTTCAGCAGGTAGTACGTGGACTCGATGTCGCGGGCCTGCCGGACGATCACCCGGTCGACCGAGTCGACGCGCAGGCGACTCTCGATGATCGGGACGAGCCGTTCGTCCTGCGCGCTGTCGATGACGACGACCGCCGACTCCGGGTCGTACTGGTCGATGAGGTCGTCGAGTTGCTGGGCGACCGACCGGTCCGCGCCGACGACCGACTCGCCCGCCCCGGAGACGACCGCGACGACCGCCTCCTCGCGGTCGTCACGCAGGTCGCGTGCGACGCGCAGTGCCTCCAACAGGCAGTTGACACTGGAGTCCTCCGGATCGGCGAGTCCGACCTCGACGACGAGCGACCGGACCGCCTCCCACCCCGCGACCGGCGTCCGAAGCCCGGTCTTCCGACCGATGTCGTTCGCCCGGTCGACACAGACGACCAGCGTTGTCACGGTGTGAACGAACACTGCACGGAATAAAAACCTCCCGTCCGGCGAACCCGCAGAGAGCGGACCCGACACCGGACGAGGGCCGCGACGAACCCGGACGGTCAGAGCCGCAGGTCGACGTCGCCGTCAGCGTCACCACCGACGACGCTCGCCACGCCGGCACCGAAGGCGTACGCGACCGCCGCCGCACCGCCACGGAATCTGCCCATCAGCGACCGGGGCGGCTGGAACTCCCGCACACCGACACCCTCGCCGAGCAGGTCGGCCACTCTGTCCTCCACGTCGTCGGCTGTCCCGAGGTCGTCGACGAGGCCGCGCTCGTGGGCCTCCTCGCCGAGGAACACTCTCGCCTCTGTCTCCCGGATCGTCTCGGGGTCCATCTCCCGGCCCTCGGCGACCCGGTCGACGAAGTCGTCGTAGATGTCGTCGATCAGGCCCTGGAGGTACGCGCGGTCCTCCTCGTTCATCTCCTTCAGGCTACTGCCGGCGTCCTTGTACTTGCCCGCCGCGAAGCGCTCGTAGGAGAGGCCGAGTTTGTCTGCGGCTTCGGCGGCGTTGACCGACGAGCCGATGACGCCGATGCTGCCGACCACGCTGGCGTCACGGGCCCACAGTTCGTCACACCCGGAGGCGATCCAGTAGCCGCCGCTGGCGCAGGTGTCGGTCGCGTAGGCGACGGTCGGACCGTCGAAGGCCGCCGCGGCGTTCCGGATGTCGTCGCTCGGCAGGACCTCGCCGCCGGGCGTGTTCAGTTTGACGAGCAGTGCCTCGGCGTTGTCGTCGGCGTCGGCGCGTTCGATCTGGTCGACGATGGCGTCCGCGTCCGCACCGACCGACCCGGCCGCGAAGGAACTCGTCCCCGTGTCGCGGACGATCGGCCCCTCGACGGCGACCTCGGCGACGTTGTAGTCGGGGAACAGCGAGTCGGCGATGCCGCCGGCGACACGCGCGCCCAGCAGAGCGGTGCCGACGACCAGCAGGACGCCGAGCAGTCGTGCGAGGTTCCCGCCGGGGACGATCACGAAGACGACGACCCCGAGTGCCGCCGCGAGCAGGCCGACCAGGAGGACTGTCAGCAGTCTGGCCGTGCCGGAGCCGGGGCCGTCTGTCGAATCTGTTGCCATACCTCCGGCTCACGGGCGGGCGTCGTATAAAACCGAACGTCGTCGGGAGAACTTAGAGCAGCCCCGTCTTCTGGAGCTTCATCAGGTCCTCGGTGTCGAGGGTCTCGCCTTCCTTGAACTTCTGGTAGATCTCTTCGGCCTCGGCTTTGGCCTCCTCGCGCTTGGCCTCGCGCTCGTCCTTCTGCTCTTCTTCTTCCTGCTTGTCGAGTTCGCGCAGGCGCTTCTGGACGCGGACGAAGTCCTCGTGGTGGCGGTCGGCGGCCTCCTGGGCCTCCACGAACAGTTCGTGCATCTCGTCGGCGTTGTCACGGATGTCGTCGGCCGCACGGTAGGCCTCGATCATCTCGTTGTGGTGTTCCTGGGCCTTGTCGGCGAGTTCCGTCACCTTCTGGTGGTGCTGGGACGCCTCCGAGCGGACTTCCTCGGCTTCCTCGATGAGGTCCTCGAGTTCCTGGGAGTCGTCGAGCTTGTCCTTGCGCTCCTGGTACTCCTCGCGTTTCTGCTCGATCTTCTCGATCAGTTCGCGCTCGTCCTCGGTCGAGAGCACCTCGGTCTGCTGGCGGAACTCCAGCTGTTCGATCTCCTCTTCGAGCTCTTCGAGGTCCTTGCCGTCGCCGAGCTCGAGGTCCTGCTTCATCTCCTCGACCTTGTCGAACAGCTCGTTGGCCTCGGCGTTGAGCTCGTTTCGCTTGTTCTTGTGCTCCTGGACCTGCTCGTTGAGCTCGTCGCGCTGCTCGCGGTGCTCCTGGGCCTCGTCGACCTTCTCGCGGGTCTTCGCGTTCAGGTCGTCGCGCTTGGAGGCGCGCTCCGAGGCCATCTGGTTCAGGTCGTTCCGCCGGTCGCGGAGCTGTCCGGCGAGTTTGATGAGTTGGCCTTTAGAACCAGTTTCGAGTTTGTCGTCGGTCAGTTCTACGTTGTTCGATTCGTCGAGTTCGTCGATGTCGAACTCGGCTGTGATTGCGTCTGCCATGCTTAATCGTACCTCGACACCATCACTGCACCGTGCGTGGCGGCTGCTCGTCGGGGTGCGAGCGCCCGTGGATAAGAGTTCCCGATCATTCTGCGTGCGATCCACCGCCGAACGCCGGATGCGTTCTGGTGACTCTACCTAGTCCGGTCGGACATATAAATACTTCGGTGGTCGAAGGGGTGAAAGGAGCTACCACACCCCGCAAAACCGCCGTGTGAGCGGTTCACACGCGTCGCGGCGAGGTATATAAACCAGTGCCGGGGTCCCTCGTGATCCGGCTCCCTCGTCGTCGGACACTTTCACTTTCACCGTGCCCTTGGCACGGGTTGATACCGGATCGGGTCGTATCCGGAAGTATGCAGGAACAACTCTCCCTGGCCTGTGAGAGCTGTGGTCGCGGGCTGGCAGACGACAGTTTCGCGCTCTCGGTGACCAGCGACGCGGGCGAGCGCCGCGCCTACGAGTGTGGCTGTGGTGCGGTGACCATCAGCGTCGTTCGGGAGTAGCCGACTCGCGCCCGCGCCGAGCAGTCGGCCGACCCAGCCACCCGTGGCGACTCGACGCGCACGTCTCCCGCGTCGTTCCGACGCGCACTTCCGGCGTCGTCGCTCAGTCTCGGACATGGAAGAAGTCGTCCACGCACGCGGGCACGAACACGTCCGGGCCGAGCACACCAGCACCTTCGAGGTGACGACCGACGACTGGCTCACCCCTGCCGGCGACTGTATCGTCGCGGTCGAGGCCGACCGCGCGCCGGCCGACTTTTCCGAGGCGTTCGTCGACGCCTGCCAGTCCGCCGACGCCACGATCACCGCCGAGATCACGGTCGGCGATCACGAGCAGACCGTCGTCGGCAGTGGACATCCCGATCTGACCTTCGAGAGCGACCGGAGCGCGGTCGCCCGGACCTCGGACTACGTCGACGAGCGCACCGTGATGACCGACGCCGACAGCCCTGCGCTCGGTATCGACCGCGAGATGGTGACTGCGCTCGTCGAGGGTGCCGAACTGACACTGACGCTCAGCGTGGAGTGAGTCGGGTCGAACGTCGGATTTTGCCGAACTTCGCTGACGTGGGGTTTTGCCGAACACTGCAAACGTCGGCTGTTGCCAGATCACTACTGACGTGGGATTTTGCCCGACTACTCCTCGTGACCGCCAGCACAGATCGTACGCCAGCGACCGACTTTTGTCCGATCAGTCCGACAGACGAGTATGGCCGAAGAGCCTGCGGAGAACATCAGCGGCGGCGATTCGGGCGGCGGCCGCGACACCGAGTTCGACCCTGCGACCGCCGGCACCCGCGCCGAGGCGGTCGTGGACGCGCTCGGCGATCTCTACTGGCAGAAGGCCTACGGCGGGCAACCGGCCTTCGAGTGTCTCGTCCGGACGATCCTCTCACAGAACACCTCGGACAAGGCCAGTCAGCCGGCACACGACAGCCTGATGAATCGCTACGGAGCGGGCGGTGAGGAGAACGTCGAGGGTGATCTGGCCCGGTCGCTGGCCGACGCCGAGCAGTCGCTGCTCGCCGAGACCATCTCTTCTGCCGGTCTCTACAACCAGAAGTCCGAGCGACTGATCGACCTCGCCGAGATCGTCGTCGCCGAGTTCGGCGGAAGCGAAGGGTTCGACGCGTTCGTGAGAGGCGAGGAGCCGTCTGTCGTCCGAAGTCGACTGCTAGAGATGCACGGCGTCGGGCCGAAGACCGCCGACTGCGTGTTGCTCTTCTCCGGTGGTCGCGGCGGCGTCTTTCCCGTCGACACGCACGTCCACCGCATCGCCCGCCGGATGGGACTCGCGCCGGCGGACGCCGACCACGAGGCGGTGCGCGAGGCGCTGGAAGCCGCGGTGCCCGAGGAAAAGTGCGGCTTCGGCCACACCGCCATGATCCAGTTCGGCCGAGAGTACTGTGCGGCGCGGAAGCCCGCGTGTCTGGAGGGGCCGGAGGCGTGTCCCCTGTACGATCTATGTGATCGGGTGGGGATCGACGAACTGGACGGGACCGTGGTCGACCCGCGCGAGGCGGTCGCGGACGACTGACGACACCGACCCGTTCTCACCGAGAGTGAGTCGTCACGCCGACTCGCTCTCGGCTTCCAGGTGCTGGACCATCCCGTCCAGCATCGAGTCGGCGCTCGCCAGATTCGTCGCCAGCGGGACGTCGTGGACGTCACAGATGCGCAGGAGCGCCGAGATGTCCGGTTCGTGCGGCTGTGCGGTCAGGGGGTCACGCAGGAAGATGACGCCGTGACAGGTCTCCTCGGCGATCTCCGCGCCGATCTGCATGTCACCACCGAGCGGTCCCGACTGCTTGCGGTCCACGTCGAGTCCCGTCTCCTCGATGAGTCGCTTCCCGGTGGTGCCAGTCGCCGTGAGTTCGAACCGATCGAGCAGTTCGCGGTGCGTCTCGGCGAACTCGATCAGGTCGGGTTTCTTCTCGTCGTGAGCGATGAGCGCGAGTCGCATACTCGCTGTCGTCAGGCGAGTGGCTTGAAACCCCCCGTCGTCGGTACCGAGGCACCTCGTCGTCGGGACGGCTCAGGGGACCGTGTAGCTCACCAGCATCGAGTTCGTCTCGGTGTGTCGAACCTCGATCCTGTCGCCCGACTCGACGCCCGGGATCACTGCTTCGTCGCCGACGACCACGCTGTCGCCCACGTCGGAATCGTAGCGCTCCCACGGGGACTGCTCGTCTCTCACCGCGATCACCACCGCGTTCGCGGTGAAGTGATCGCCGCCCTCATGTCTGACCGTCACCTGCTCGACGACACCGTCGTCGTTCGTATCGACACCCGAGGCGACGATGTTCGCCTGTGGTGCCGTCTCTTGGACCGGGCCACCCACACCGAGGACGAACGACCCGATCACTGCCGCGAGTACGACCGTGACGAGGACGGCGACGAGCGAGAGTGCGCCGAGGAGACCGACGCCGAGGAGGACCTGTACCGATCTGTCGAGTGCTCGAAATCGCTGGACCACTCCCATGCCCGCACCGACTCCCGGTCGTGTCAAAACGCTGTCGGCGTTCGTCGCTGACTGGGCCACGCCCTCGCGGCCGACTCAGGCCCACGGGCGTTCGGTGAACTCCCCCGCCTCGATCTCGCGTTCGATCTCTCTCCGAGTGTCGTCGTCCACGCTCACCAGATGACACAGCGGATGGCCCGGCGCGGCGACCGGATTCTGGAGGACCCCGACGATCAGGCCGGTGAACGGGGCGGCGACCCGGCGTTCCCCGCGCTTGAAGTGGTCGGTGATCGTGCAGATGGTGTCGTCCGCGTGGACCAGCGGGTGCTGGCCGTACTGCATCTCGACCAAGCCACCCCGGTCGGCCCGGAGCCACGTCTTCTCTCTCGCCTCGTCGATGACGCGCGACCACCCGGGCCACGTCACCGGTTCGCCCGGCAGGAGTTCGAACTCCGCCAGGACCGACCGGACGCCCTCCAGCGCCCGGTCGATCAGCGCCGGCTGGAACCGGTGGGCGCGTCCCATCTCGACGGTGATCGCCGGGATACCGGCGTCGGTCGCGGTCCTCCGGAGTGACCCGGTGTCGCCCGCCCCTGCGAGGATCACGTTCGCACCGAACGCTCTGGCGAGTCGCCGGACCTCCGGGTCGGCCGTGTTCGCCCGGACGTGGTACATCGTCGTCCGGTTGCGCGTCGAGGTGTGGAAGTCCAAGAGGAGATCACAGTTCGAGACGAACCGGCGGTAGATGACGTTCGCCATGCGTTCTGCGGTGTTCGAGCGCTCCTTGCCGGGGAACGACCGGTTCAGGTCCTGATCGTAGATGGGCAGGTAGCGCTGCTGGGCGAGGTAGCCCGGGACGTTGCAGACGTGCAGACAGACGACGGTCCCGTGGAGTTCGGCCGGCCGGTAGGTGTCGGCGACCTCCTGCAGAACTTTCACGCCGTTGAGTTCGTCGCCGTGGATCGCGGCCGTCATGCCGACCGTGGGGCCGGCGTGTTCACCGACGATCACCGTCACGGGAATCTCGACCGGGTCGCCGAGGTAGGTCTCGCCGACCTCGTAGCGCAGGTGGCGGATCTCGCCCGGTTGGACCTCCGCGTCGTATCGGAACGGTTCGGGGGCTGTCACGGTCGGGGTTCGCCCGTGGCCGGTATGAAGATTGGTGTGGACCGAGTCGGGGCACTCCCGGTCGGTTCGACCACCCGAAGGTCCATCTACGAGCACGCCCGACCCTCGGGTATGAGCGACGACGGGACGACGGTCGCGTGCCCAGTCGAGGGGTGTGCGTTCCGGGACACGGCCTCGCTGGTCGCGGCCCACGTCAACGGGAGCGAGGCCCCCGGCCACGACTGGCACGCGCTCCGGTTCGGCGGTCCCCGCGACTTCCTCCAGCAGGCGCGTCGAGGCTGGTTGGACGACGAGGCCGAGGGCGACGAGGACGAGGCCAACCGAGACGTTGCGGACTCGGCGGACGCCGAGCGGTCGGTGACCGACGACGAACCGGACAGATCGACCGAGACCGAACGCGAGGGTACCGGCACGGCAGGCGGAGGCGCGGCCGAACCGGGGTCGGTTCCGGTCGGACAGGTCCGCTGTCCGGCAGACGGCTGTCACTACACCGGCGAACTGGCGTCGGTGAAGGCGCACGTCAGCGGGACCCGTGACGCGGCACACGACGCCGAGCGACTCCGCGAGCGCGGTATCTACCCCACGGAGGACGACGTGAAGGGCGGTGTCGGTTCGGGTGATTCGACCGACTCGGGCGACGGTGCCGGAACGACGACCGACAGTGCCGGAACGACGACCGACAGTGCCGAAACGACGACCGACAGAGCCGACGCCGACGCGTCGGCGTCGACGGACACGACCACCGAACGGGAGACTACGACGACCGACGACACAACCACCGCCACGACGACGGCCACCACGTCTCCGGCGACGACGAGCGCGAGCGAGGAGTCGCCGGAGTCCGAGGTGGCTGCCGGGACCGCCGACTCGACGAAGCCGACCGACGCCACCCGAATCACCGGCGACACGACG
This genomic window from Salinirubrum litoreum contains:
- a CDS encoding succinylglutamate desuccinylase/aspartoacylase family protein, producing MTAPEPFRYDAEVQPGEIRHLRYEVGETYLGDPVEIPVTVIVGEHAGPTVGMTAAIHGDELNGVKVLQEVADTYRPAELHGTVVCLHVCNVPGYLAQQRYLPIYDQDLNRSFPGKERSNTAERMANVIYRRFVSNCDLLLDFHTSTRNRTTMYHVRANTADPEVRRLARAFGANVILAGAGDTGSLRRTATDAGIPAITVEMGRAHRFQPALIDRALEGVRSVLAEFELLPGEPVTWPGWSRVIDEAREKTWLRADRGGLVEMQYGQHPLVHADDTICTITDHFKRGERRVAAPFTGLIVGVLQNPVAAPGHPLCHLVSVDDDTRREIEREIEAGEFTERPWA
- a CDS encoding methylglyoxal synthase, translated to MRLALIAHDEKKPDLIEFAETHRELLDRFELTATGTTGKRLIEETGLDVDRKQSGPLGGDMQIGAEIAEETCHGVIFLRDPLTAQPHEPDISALLRICDVHDVPLATNLASADSMLDGMVQHLEAESESA
- a CDS encoding DUF371 domain-containing protein, translating into MEEVVHARGHEHVRAEHTSTFEVTTDDWLTPAGDCIVAVEADRAPADFSEAFVDACQSADATITAEITVGDHEQTVVGSGHPDLTFESDRSAVARTSDYVDERTVMTDADSPALGIDREMVTALVEGAELTLTLSVE
- a CDS encoding coiled-coil protein, with product MADAITAEFDIDELDESNNVELTDDKLETGSKGQLIKLAGQLRDRRNDLNQMASERASKRDDLNAKTREKVDEAQEHREQRDELNEQVQEHKNKRNELNAEANELFDKVEEMKQDLELGDGKDLEELEEEIEQLEFRQQTEVLSTEDERELIEKIEQKREEYQERKDKLDDSQELEDLIEEAEEVRSEASQHHQKVTELADKAQEHHNEMIEAYRAADDIRDNADEMHELFVEAQEAADRHHEDFVRVQKRLRELDKQEEEEQKDEREAKREEAKAEAEEIYQKFKEGETLDTEDLMKLQKTGLL
- the sppA gene encoding signal peptide peptidase SppA, with the protein product MATDSTDGPGSGTARLLTVLLVGLLAAALGVVVFVIVPGGNLARLLGVLLVVGTALLGARVAGGIADSLFPDYNVAEVAVEGPIVRDTGTSSFAAGSVGADADAIVDQIERADADDNAEALLVKLNTPGGEVLPSDDIRNAAAAFDGPTVAYATDTCASGGYWIASGCDELWARDASVVGSIGVIGSSVNAAEAADKLGLSYERFAAGKYKDAGSSLKEMNEEDRAYLQGLIDDIYDDFVDRVAEGREMDPETIRETEARVFLGEEAHERGLVDDLGTADDVEDRVADLLGEGVGVREFQPPRSLMGRFRGGAAAVAYAFGAGVASVVGGDADGDVDLRL
- a CDS encoding DUF373 family protein, encoding MTTLVVCVDRANDIGRKTGLRTPVAGWEAVRSLVVEVGLADPEDSSVNCLLEALRVARDLRDDREEAVVAVVSGAGESVVGADRSVAQQLDDLIDQYDPESAVVVIDSAQDERLVPIIESRLRVDSVDRVIVRQARDIESTYYLLKQFLGDEELRQTVLVPLGIGLLLMPILLLQFSLAVALAGLASLLGAALLYKGLAIDELLEDLPERTREALYSGQVSVVTYVVGAGLALVGVFLGALSVRDAGTVEPAFIPAVRFVYASVPWLALAALAASAGRLVDEFIRDDAVRMPYLNLPFGVVALGLVLRGFAGFFLEREDALQTIEFVVPQFGTVVISPGLRLGLFVVAGLVVSLVGVKIAADVSDETLDEEMVE
- a CDS encoding type IV pilin — encoded protein: MGVVQRFRALDRSVQVLLGVGLLGALSLVAVLVTVVLAAVIGSFVLGVGGPVQETAPQANIVASGVDTNDDGVVEQVTVRHEGGDHFTANAVVIAVRDEQSPWERYDSDVGDSVVVGDEAVIPGVESGDRIEVRHTETNSMLVSYTVP
- a CDS encoding endonuclease III domain-containing protein codes for the protein MAEEPAENISGGDSGGGRDTEFDPATAGTRAEAVVDALGDLYWQKAYGGQPAFECLVRTILSQNTSDKASQPAHDSLMNRYGAGGEENVEGDLARSLADAEQSLLAETISSAGLYNQKSERLIDLAEIVVAEFGGSEGFDAFVRGEEPSVVRSRLLEMHGVGPKTADCVLLFSGGRGGVFPVDTHVHRIARRMGLAPADADHEAVREALEAAVPEEKCGFGHTAMIQFGREYCAARKPACLEGPEACPLYDLCDRVGIDELDGTVVDPREAVADD